In the genome of Bacteroidota bacterium, one region contains:
- the asnB gene encoding asparagine synthase (glutamine-hydrolyzing) has protein sequence MCGINGIYSHNGATECFPILNKMNDTLSHRGPDDNGVFTEGPVALGHCRLSIIDLSSAGHQPMSYANKRFTVVFNGEIYNYKELREELRKTDNSYLAETFTTNTDTEVLLAAFKRWGKNCVNKFNGMFAFSLWDSHEKELFIARDRLGIKPLYYFKDEKKLIFSSEIRPLLNTGLIPLKLNRSGLIDYLRYQTVHAPFTIVENIFMLLPGHHITINEEDFSIKKYWDIVEEALEEKIPFSYEDVCKKTKQLLFESVERRLVADVPFGAFLSGGIDSSAVVGIMTEVSEQKVNTFNVSFDEQEFSEAKYAALIAKKFKTNHHEIKLSPSDFLKNLPLALSSLDHPSGDGPNTWIVSKVTKEAGITMALSGLGGDELFAGYDIFKQMYKLRENRWLLSFPMFSRTLAGFALKSIKPGVASDKTAEILKQDYFDISTVYPLYRQVLLDKQIYKLLKGSSLPPNKVAEMLKSTVEFESEGFALPSMGRISVAEIYTYMQNVLLRDADQMSMAHALEVRVPFLDYNLVKFVLAVPDEYKYPHTPKKLLTDSLNGLLPSDIVNRPKMGFTFPWKHWMKNELREFCESKLKSLSSRDGINPKEVNFLWQQFLKDNPRITWSRIWYLVVLENWLIENKIT, from the coding sequence ATGTGTGGAATTAATGGAATATACAGCCATAATGGGGCCACGGAATGTTTTCCCATCCTAAATAAAATGAATGATACTCTTTCTCATCGGGGTCCTGATGATAATGGTGTTTTTACAGAAGGCCCGGTAGCTTTAGGTCATTGCAGGCTTTCTATCATTGACTTATCCAGCGCAGGACATCAACCTATGAGTTATGCCAACAAAAGATTTACAGTTGTTTTTAATGGTGAAATTTACAACTACAAGGAGTTACGTGAAGAATTAAGAAAAACTGATAATTCTTATTTGGCTGAAACATTTACAACAAATACAGATACAGAAGTTTTGCTTGCTGCATTTAAAAGGTGGGGAAAAAATTGCGTCAATAAATTTAACGGTATGTTCGCTTTTTCACTATGGGATTCTCATGAAAAAGAATTGTTCATTGCCCGCGATAGGCTTGGTATTAAGCCCCTTTATTATTTTAAAGATGAAAAAAAATTAATTTTCTCCTCAGAAATACGTCCCTTATTAAATACCGGTTTAATTCCTTTAAAATTAAACCGCTCAGGACTTATTGACTATTTGCGGTATCAGACTGTTCATGCTCCTTTTACAATAGTTGAAAATATTTTTATGCTTCTTCCCGGTCATCACATTACCATAAATGAAGAGGATTTCAGCATAAAAAAATATTGGGATATAGTTGAGGAGGCACTTGAAGAGAAAATTCCTTTTAGTTATGAGGATGTTTGTAAAAAAACAAAGCAATTGTTATTTGAATCAGTTGAAAGGCGCTTAGTTGCCGATGTTCCTTTTGGTGCCTTTTTATCTGGTGGAATTGATTCCAGTGCTGTTGTTGGTATTATGACTGAAGTTTCAGAACAAAAAGTAAATACATTCAACGTTTCTTTTGATGAACAGGAGTTTAGTGAAGCTAAATATGCTGCTTTGATTGCAAAAAAATTTAAAACAAACCATCATGAAATAAAACTTAGCCCTTCTGATTTTTTAAAAAATCTTCCTTTGGCACTTTCTTCTCTTGATCACCCAAGTGGTGATGGTCCTAATACATGGATTGTTTCTAAAGTAACGAAAGAGGCAGGAATTACAATGGCACTTTCAGGACTTGGTGGGGATGAATTATTCGCTGGATATGATATTTTTAAACAAATGTATAAGTTACGTGAAAACAGGTGGTTGTTAAGCTTTCCTATGTTTTCAAGGACTCTTGCCGGATTCGCCCTGAAATCAATTAAACCTGGAGTTGCATCGGATAAAACAGCAGAAATATTAAAACAGGATTATTTTGATATTTCAACAGTTTACCCTCTTTACAGGCAGGTTTTATTGGATAAACAGATTTATAAACTACTTAAAGGTTCCTCCTTACCGCCTAATAAAGTTGCAGAAATGTTAAAATCAACTGTTGAATTTGAATCTGAAGGTTTTGCCTTGCCTTCAATGGGTCGAATTTCTGTAGCTGAGATCTATACTTATATGCAAAATGTACTTTTACGTGATGCTGATCAAATGAGCATGGCACATGCCCTTGAAGTTAGGGTGCCTTTTTTGGATTATAACTTGGTGAAATTTGTTTTAGCTGTTCCGGATGAATATAAATATCCCCATACACCTAAAAAATTATTAACTGATTCACTCAATGGTCTGCTTCCTTCCGATATTGTTAACAGGCCAAAAATGGGCTTTACCTTTCCCTGGAAACATTGGATGAAAAACGAATTGAGGGAATTTTGTGAATCAAAGCTTAAAAGCTTATCTTCTCGTGATGGAATCAATCCTAAGGAAGTCAACTTCTTGTGGCAGCAATTTTTGAAAGATAACCCACGAATTACATGGTCACGGATTTGGTACCTTGTGGTATTGGAAAACTGGCTAATTGAAAATAAGATTACCTAA
- the bshC gene encoding bacillithiol biosynthesis cysteine-adding enzyme BshC, with translation MVAKTTKIDFEKTGFFSKIIVDYLNKDEKLEPFFNFYPEPSSFEKALKKKKYNFDRTILADVITKQNVNAEINISQSSLKNIDLLKSSNTYTITTGHQLCLFTGPLYFIYKIITCINYAGELKERFPAYDFVPVFWLASEDHDFEEVNHINIFNKKIVWNPEQAVKGAVGRINTSSLGNEINELKQIMGEGENALKLNDLFDKAFLKHNNLSDALRYLVNELFSKWGIVIIDGSDKKLKEAFKPIIKDDILNNTAFGLINNTIKELSNAGYRKVQMHPREINFFYLKNNLRERIEKAEDGTYKVHDTELIFSESELINEIDNYPERFSPNVSLRPLFEEFVLPGIAYVGGGGELAYWLELKSVFDYYKTDFPALILRNSALWIDANSADRLKKLNLTAKDLFENSVTLINKLVAEQSDFELSLEDEMNELKTIYNRISTKALSIDVTLKASVEADLQKNLQSLKHLENKLLKAEKQKQEITVSQVTKLKEKLFPGNGLQERHENFIPYYLKHGDNYLDILKEQFKPFSESFLIIEENIYQRQEKQS, from the coding sequence ATGGTAGCTAAAACAACAAAAATAGACTTTGAAAAAACTGGCTTTTTTTCGAAAATTATAGTTGATTATCTTAACAAAGATGAAAAACTTGAGCCTTTTTTTAATTTTTATCCAGAACCATCTTCCTTTGAAAAGGCCCTGAAAAAGAAAAAATACAACTTTGACCGTACTATTTTGGCTGATGTTATTACCAAACAAAATGTAAATGCAGAAATAAATATCTCTCAAAGTTCACTAAAAAACATTGATTTACTTAAAAGCAGCAATACCTACACCATTACTACTGGGCACCAATTGTGTCTGTTCACAGGACCCTTATATTTCATTTATAAAATTATTACATGTATTAATTATGCAGGAGAGCTTAAAGAAAGATTTCCTGCATATGATTTTGTTCCTGTTTTTTGGCTGGCAAGTGAAGATCATGATTTTGAAGAAGTAAATCATATTAATATATTCAATAAAAAAATTGTTTGGAACCCTGAACAGGCTGTAAAAGGAGCCGTAGGAAGAATTAATACTTCTTCACTTGGTAATGAAATAAATGAGCTCAAACAAATAATGGGAGAGGGTGAAAATGCATTAAAATTGAATGACTTATTTGATAAAGCTTTTCTTAAACACAACAACCTTTCAGATGCATTAAGGTATTTAGTAAATGAATTGTTTTCAAAATGGGGAATTGTTATTATTGATGGTAGTGACAAAAAATTGAAAGAAGCATTTAAACCAATTATTAAAGATGATATTTTAAACAACACTGCATTTGGATTAATCAATAATACTATAAAAGAGTTGTCTAATGCAGGTTACAGGAAGGTACAAATGCATCCAAGAGAAATAAATTTCTTCTATTTAAAGAATAATTTAAGAGAAAGAATTGAGAAAGCAGAAGATGGAACGTATAAAGTGCATGATACAGAATTAATTTTTTCAGAATCTGAACTTATAAATGAAATTGATAACTATCCCGAAAGATTTAGCCCTAATGTTTCTTTAAGACCATTGTTTGAAGAATTTGTTTTGCCTGGAATAGCTTACGTTGGAGGAGGAGGAGAGCTGGCATATTGGCTGGAACTTAAAAGTGTTTTTGATTATTACAAAACAGATTTTCCTGCATTGATTCTAAGAAATTCAGCGCTATGGATTGATGCTAATTCGGCTGATAGATTGAAAAAATTAAATTTAACTGCCAAAGACCTGTTTGAAAATTCTGTTACGCTAATAAACAAGCTTGTTGCAGAGCAATCCGATTTTGAACTATCCCTTGAGGATGAAATGAATGAACTTAAAACTATTTATAATAGAATTTCAACTAAGGCTCTTTCCATTGATGTAACCCTAAAAGCTAGTGTTGAAGCGGATCTACAAAAAAACCTTCAGTCTTTAAAACATTTAGAGAATAAATTGTTAAAAGCTGAAAAACAAAAGCAAGAAATCACAGTAAGTCAGGTTACAAAACTAAAAGAGAAATTATTTCCAGGCAACGGGCTGCAGGAAAGACATGAAAACTTTATTCCATATTACCTTAAACATGGGGATAATTATTTAGATATTTTGAAAGAACAATTTAAACCCTTCTCCGAGAGTTTTTTAATTATAGAAGAAAATATATACCAGAGGCAGGAAAAGCAATCTTAA
- a CDS encoding glycosyltransferase family 39 protein, translating to MFNALKQNKQELLFIFTTALVFRFAWFLTVFFINPDGFYFFDSHGYLELGQNILSKAEFGRFSDGYFYKEHFRTPGYPLLISFFLALFKDLLPLVLFQVLCAALIPVLLYLITIRLEFSRKTALIASFLMVIDFPSILFASTILSETFFVFAFLLSVWLILLARKKSSYTFFVLSALTISFAILIRPIAIFLPFVIILLIRFEINKKIIVKYFVFLSLSYLLVFFWMYRNNHVFGFKFISTVSNVNLLHFRAAEVYAKKHTISIQQARKYLEKQVVEEYEEIKTGYYRVDLKNGFAISNKIAWQIISENPLLFIKQSMQNGFLLLLKPARSFVDYQLGFHVQALGTGYKSVVEKTSTFALIASVFQIIILMVTWLAFLAGVFILFKEKNFSLLIPLLLIILYYIVASSGTEADARLRMPLMPFVFIIAAKGFDGVKKFKYN from the coding sequence ATGTTTAATGCATTAAAACAAAACAAACAAGAGCTGTTGTTTATTTTCACAACTGCTCTTGTTTTTCGTTTTGCCTGGTTTCTAACTGTTTTTTTTATTAACCCCGATGGTTTTTATTTTTTTGATTCTCATGGCTATTTAGAATTAGGACAAAATATTTTGTCAAAAGCTGAATTTGGCAGATTTAGCGATGGCTATTTCTATAAAGAACATTTTAGAACTCCAGGTTACCCACTATTAATAAGTTTTTTCCTTGCCCTTTTTAAGGATTTATTGCCATTGGTTCTTTTCCAGGTGCTTTGTGCTGCTTTAATTCCAGTATTGCTTTATCTGATTACTATTAGACTTGAATTCTCGAGAAAAACAGCACTTATTGCCTCATTTTTAATGGTTATTGATTTTCCTTCAATCCTATTTGCAAGTACCATTCTATCCGAAACGTTTTTTGTTTTTGCATTCTTGCTCTCGGTTTGGTTAATTTTACTTGCTAGGAAAAAAAGCAGTTATACTTTCTTTGTTCTTAGCGCACTTACAATTAGTTTTGCTATTCTTATACGGCCAATAGCCATATTCTTACCATTTGTGATTATCTTATTAATCAGGTTTGAAATAAATAAAAAAATAATAGTTAAATACTTCGTATTTCTTTCTCTTTCTTATTTGCTTGTGTTCTTTTGGATGTACAGAAACAACCATGTTTTTGGTTTTAAATTTATAAGCACGGTTTCAAATGTTAATTTATTGCATTTTAGGGCTGCTGAAGTATATGCAAAAAAACACACCATAAGCATTCAGCAAGCCAGGAAATACTTGGAAAAGCAAGTTGTTGAAGAGTATGAAGAAATAAAAACTGGTTATTACAGAGTTGATTTAAAAAATGGTTTTGCAATCAGCAATAAAATAGCCTGGCAGATTATTTCAGAAAACCCTTTGCTGTTTATTAAACAATCCATGCAAAATGGATTCTTACTACTTTTAAAACCCGCTAGAAGCTTTGTTGACTATCAGTTAGGATTCCATGTTCAAGCTTTGGGGACTGGTTATAAATCTGTTGTTGAAAAAACTTCAACTTTTGCCCTTATTGCTAGTGTTTTCCAGATTATTATTTTAATGGTTACATGGCTGGCTTTTCTTGCAGGAGTATTTATATTATTTAAAGAAAAGAACTTTTCTTTATTGATCCCACTTTTACTGATAATACTGTACTATATAGTAGCATCATCAGGTACCGAAGCAGATGCACGCTTAAGAATGCCATTGATGCCCTTTGTTTTTATTATAGCTGCCAAAGGATTTGATGGAGTAAAAAAATTCAAGTATAATTAA
- a CDS encoding DUF819 family protein — translation MEPLFTNDAVVLGILLLILALVFQTSSSSHPWLKKFYKYVPALLLCYFIPALLNSFNIISGEESQLYKIASRYLLPASLVLLCVSIDMKAILQLGPKAIIMFLAGTLGIIVGGPVAILITSIFSPETVGGIGPDAVWRGMATIAGSWIGGGANQTAMKEVFGTSDQLFSVMIAVDVIVANVWMAVLLFGVGMSDKLDKVLKADNSAIVTLQKKIEHYRAEIGKIPSLADTITILAVGFGATAVSHFGADYITPLMVNHPQAEILERFSLTSSFFWLIVIATTLGLLFSFTPAKRLEGAGASRIGSVLLYILVATIGMKMDIMAIGSNPGLFVVGLIWMLVHVTVLLTVAKIIKAPYFFVAVGSQANVGGAASAPIVASAFNPSLAPVGVLLAVFGYALGTYGAWICAQLMRIAAE, via the coding sequence ATGGAACCACTATTTACAAATGATGCCGTAGTACTTGGAATTTTGCTACTCATCCTGGCCCTTGTTTTTCAAACTTCTTCAAGTTCGCACCCCTGGCTTAAAAAATTCTATAAATATGTACCGGCCTTGTTATTGTGTTATTTCATTCCCGCTTTACTAAATTCTTTTAATATTATTTCAGGTGAAGAATCTCAGTTGTATAAAATTGCTTCCCGGTATTTGCTTCCTGCAAGTCTTGTGCTTTTATGTGTTAGTATTGACATGAAAGCTATTTTACAACTTGGCCCAAAAGCCATAATAATGTTTTTAGCTGGTACATTGGGAATAATTGTAGGTGGACCCGTTGCAATACTAATTACCTCAATATTTTCTCCTGAAACTGTTGGGGGAATCGGACCAGATGCAGTTTGGAGGGGAATGGCAACCATTGCCGGGAGCTGGATTGGCGGAGGTGCAAATCAAACAGCTATGAAGGAGGTTTTTGGAACTTCTGATCAGTTATTTTCAGTAATGATAGCCGTTGATGTAATAGTTGCAAATGTATGGATGGCCGTGTTGCTTTTTGGTGTTGGAATGTCTGACAAATTGGATAAAGTATTGAAAGCTGATAATTCTGCAATTGTAACTTTGCAAAAAAAAATTGAACACTACAGGGCTGAAATAGGAAAAATTCCTTCCCTAGCAGATACAATTACTATTCTTGCTGTTGGTTTTGGAGCAACGGCAGTTTCTCATTTCGGGGCCGATTACATAACACCATTAATGGTGAATCATCCACAAGCTGAAATATTGGAAAGATTTAGCCTTACTTCTTCTTTTTTCTGGTTAATTGTAATTGCCACCACTTTGGGACTTTTGTTTTCCTTTACCCCTGCAAAAAGATTAGAAGGTGCAGGAGCATCTAGGATTGGAAGCGTTTTGCTTTATATACTTGTTGCAACTATTGGAATGAAAATGGATATAATGGCAATTGGAAGTAACCCTGGATTGTTTGTTGTTGGGCTTATTTGGATGCTCGTACACGTAACCGTACTTTTAACTGTTGCCAAAATTATTAAAGCTCCTTATTTTTTCGTTGCGGTGGGAAGTCAGGCAAATGTGGGAGGAGCTGCTTCAGCCCCAATTGTTGCTTCTGCTTTTAATCCATCTCTTGCCCCAGTTGGTGTTTTGCTTGCTGTTTTTGGATATGCTCTTGGAACATACGGTGCCTGGATTTGTGCCCAACTTATGAGAATTGCTGCTGAATAA
- a CDS encoding DUF2779 domain-containing protein → MNFIPKHILSKSTFIRSSQCLKSLHLYKNHYNLRDTISLSQQALFTSGTDIGLLAQGIFPGGVDASPADRFRFQESVSRTIELIQNGTEIIYEAAFQFDGVLAAIDIMVKKNEKWYAYEVKSASKVSGTYILDAALQYYVITKSGLRLENISIIHLNTSYIRKGELELRKLFKATSVLEEVISKQELINTKIEQAKITLADSMEPPVKIGKHCFEPYSCDFMGHCWKNVPQGSIFELAGMHKSDLFEMYESGITTIKEIPEDFPLKKLQKLQAEYFNKNEVFIDHQGIDNFLASINYPVYFMDFETFMPAVPMFEDTSPFQHIPFQYSLHYKKDRTSEVTHKDFIAQTGSNPSNAFILNLLSDTQNKGDILVYNLTFEKSVLKKLKTLFPEFELQIDERISRMKDLMLPFQDLLYYHPNMKGSHSIKNVLPALVPELKYDELTINNGNNASAAFEMLQKETDSIKIAEIREALHTYCKLDTYAMVRILEVLEGRIK, encoded by the coding sequence ATGAATTTTATTCCCAAGCATATATTAAGTAAATCTACTTTTATAAGAAGTTCACAATGCCTTAAATCACTTCATTTATATAAGAACCATTATAATTTAAGAGACACAATATCCCTAAGTCAGCAGGCCCTTTTTACCAGTGGTACTGATATTGGCCTTTTAGCGCAGGGTATTTTTCCTGGAGGAGTGGATGCAAGTCCGGCTGATAGATTCAGATTTCAGGAATCTGTTAGCAGGACAATTGAATTAATTCAAAATGGTACTGAAATAATTTACGAAGCTGCTTTTCAATTTGATGGGGTATTAGCTGCCATTGATATAATGGTGAAGAAAAATGAGAAATGGTATGCCTATGAAGTAAAAAGCGCTTCAAAGGTTTCCGGAACTTATATTTTAGATGCTGCCCTTCAATATTATGTGATTACAAAAAGCGGCTTAAGGCTTGAAAATATTTCAATAATTCATTTAAATACCTCGTATATCCGTAAAGGAGAGCTTGAGTTAAGAAAATTATTCAAAGCTACCTCAGTTCTTGAGGAGGTTATTAGTAAACAGGAACTAATTAACACTAAAATTGAGCAGGCTAAAATTACCCTTGCTGATTCCATGGAACCCCCGGTGAAAATAGGAAAACATTGTTTTGAGCCTTATTCTTGTGATTTCATGGGACATTGCTGGAAAAATGTGCCTCAAGGTTCTATTTTTGAACTTGCAGGTATGCATAAATCAGATTTATTTGAAATGTATGAATCAGGTATTACAACAATCAAGGAAATACCTGAGGATTTTCCACTAAAAAAACTGCAAAAATTACAGGCTGAATATTTCAATAAAAATGAAGTTTTTATTGATCACCAGGGAATCGATAATTTTTTGGCATCTATAAATTATCCTGTTTATTTTATGGATTTTGAAACCTTTATGCCTGCTGTTCCAATGTTTGAAGATACTTCGCCATTTCAACATATTCCCTTTCAATATTCTCTTCATTATAAAAAGGACAGAACATCGGAAGTTACTCATAAGGATTTTATTGCACAAACAGGAAGCAATCCTTCTAATGCTTTCATTTTGAATTTGCTCTCTGATACCCAAAACAAGGGTGATATCCTGGTTTATAACCTTACATTTGAAAAAAGTGTTTTAAAAAAATTAAAAACTTTGTTTCCTGAATTTGAATTGCAAATCGATGAAAGAATAAGTAGAATGAAAGATCTTATGCTTCCTTTTCAGGACCTGCTTTATTACCATCCTAATATGAAAGGATCACATTCTATAAAAAATGTGCTTCCTGCTCTTGTTCCCGAATTAAAATATGATGAACTTACCATTAATAATGGAAACAATGCATCTGCGGCCTTTGAAATGCTGCAAAAGGAAACAGATAGTATTAAAATAGCTGAAATACGTGAGGCTTTGCACACATACTGTAAATTGGACACTTATGCAATGGTTCGAATTCTTGAAGTATTGGAAGGTAGGATTAAATAA
- a CDS encoding S46 family peptidase, whose translation MKIKIYHLLLFIFTINISAIKADEGMWLPLLLKQLNESDMQSRGLKLSAEDLYSINRSSLKDAIVHFGGGCTGELISPEGLMLTNHHCGYSQIQSHSSVKNDYLTNGFWAKSRAEELANPGLTATFIISMEDVTQKVLKGVLTNMSESLRDSLIAQNSRSIEKEAVLGTHFEAKIKPFYNGNEFYMYITETFRDVRLVGAPPSSIGKFGGDTDNWMWPRHTGDFSVFRIYANKENKPADYSTENVPFIPRHFFPVSLKGVEQGDFTMVYGFPGRTNQYLTSYAVDNIMHVSNPAKIKIRTTRLDIWDKEMKKSDEVRIQYAAKYASVSNYHKKWIGENRGLKKLNAIEAKRNFETKFTDRLAENPDHATKYGSLLKDFKVLYDQLDKIQKPYDYFGEAVMAVEIIKLANTFMAIAESANNPAKTKDEYLQQLENLRAIGKGHFKNYNAVTDQKIFTALLEMYQKDVNASNHPEIFKTIDKKFKGDFNKYAQFVFDGSVMSSAEKINKFIDAQEASVKKNGTFTKEMAKTISRDPAYELMISFIKNYRLVILPEITRINNELNRLNRTYMQALREVIPEKKYYPDANSTLRVAYGKVDGYEPADGVEYIYYSTLSGIMEKENPEIDEFIVSDKLKELYKNKDFGQYADKNGELRVAFIASNHTTGGNSGSPVIDGNGYLIGTNFDRNWEGTMSDIMYDPERVRNISVDIRYTLFVIDKFAGAGYLLNEMKIIK comes from the coding sequence ATGAAAATTAAAATTTATCATTTACTGCTTTTCATTTTCACAATTAATATCAGCGCGATTAAAGCTGATGAAGGAATGTGGCTACCCTTGTTATTAAAGCAACTCAATGAATCAGATATGCAAAGCAGGGGGTTGAAACTAAGTGCAGAAGACCTTTATAGTATAAACCGTTCCAGTTTAAAAGATGCAATTGTGCATTTTGGAGGAGGTTGCACAGGAGAATTAATTTCCCCCGAAGGATTAATGCTAACAAACCACCACTGTGGATACAGTCAGATTCAATCTCACAGTTCGGTTAAAAATGATTATCTAACCAATGGTTTCTGGGCTAAATCCAGAGCTGAAGAATTAGCAAATCCTGGTTTGACCGCAACTTTTATTATTAGCATGGAGGACGTTACCCAAAAAGTGCTTAAAGGTGTTTTAACAAACATGTCGGAATCCTTAAGAGACAGTCTAATTGCTCAAAACAGCCGGAGCATTGAAAAAGAAGCGGTTCTAGGAACACATTTTGAGGCTAAGATAAAACCTTTTTACAATGGAAATGAGTTTTACATGTATATTACTGAAACCTTTCGTGATGTAAGGTTAGTGGGGGCACCACCATCTTCAATTGGTAAATTTGGAGGAGATACCGACAATTGGATGTGGCCTAGGCATACAGGTGATTTTTCGGTTTTTAGAATTTATGCCAATAAAGAAAACAAACCTGCAGATTACTCAACTGAAAATGTTCCTTTTATCCCAAGACATTTTTTTCCTGTATCACTAAAAGGTGTTGAACAAGGTGATTTTACAATGGTTTATGGTTTTCCTGGAAGAACAAATCAATATTTAACATCCTATGCGGTTGATAATATTATGCATGTTTCCAATCCTGCTAAAATTAAAATCAGAACGACAAGACTTGATATTTGGGACAAGGAAATGAAAAAAAGTGATGAAGTAAGAATTCAATATGCTGCAAAATATGCCTCTGTAAGTAATTACCATAAAAAGTGGATAGGGGAGAACAGGGGACTTAAAAAGTTAAATGCTATTGAAGCAAAACGGAATTTTGAAACAAAATTTACTGATCGACTGGCTGAAAATCCTGACCATGCTACAAAATATGGATCTTTATTAAAAGATTTCAAAGTTTTATACGATCAACTTGATAAAATACAAAAACCTTATGATTATTTTGGTGAAGCTGTAATGGCTGTTGAAATAATAAAATTAGCCAATACTTTTATGGCTATTGCCGAATCAGCAAATAACCCTGCAAAAACTAAGGATGAATACCTTCAGCAATTGGAAAATTTAAGGGCTATTGGAAAAGGGCATTTTAAAAATTACAATGCGGTTACAGATCAAAAAATATTTACCGCTCTTTTAGAAATGTATCAAAAAGATGTGAATGCTTCAAACCATCCCGAAATATTTAAAACAATTGATAAAAAATTCAAAGGAGATTTTAATAAATATGCCCAATTTGTTTTTGATGGTTCAGTAATGAGCTCAGCTGAAAAAATTAATAAATTTATTGATGCACAGGAAGCTTCTGTAAAAAAGAATGGAACGTTTACAAAGGAAATGGCGAAGACGATTTCTCGCGATCCAGCTTATGAGCTTATGATAAGTTTTATTAAAAACTACAGACTTGTTATTTTACCGGAAATTACCCGGATCAACAATGAATTAAACCGACTGAACAGAACTTATATGCAAGCTTTAAGAGAAGTAATTCCTGAGAAAAAATACTATCCGGATGCAAATTCAACCTTGCGTGTTGCCTATGGAAAAGTTGATGGTTATGAGCCCGCAGATGGAGTTGAATATATTTATTACTCCACTCTTTCAGGAATTATGGAAAAAGAAAACCCCGAAATTGATGAATTTATAGTTTCTGACAAATTAAAAGAATTATATAAAAACAAGGATTTTGGACAATATGCGGATAAAAATGGAGAATTAAGGGTTGCATTTATAGCATCGAACCATACCACAGGTGGAAATTCAGGAAGTCCGGTTATTGATGGAAACGGATACCTTATAGGAACAAATTTCGATCGTAATTGGGAAGGCACCATGAGTGATATTATGTATGATCCTGAAAGAGTAAGAAACATATCAGTAGATATTCGCTATACTCTTTTTGTAATCGATAAGTTCGCAGGTGCTGGTTATCTTTTGAATGAAATGAAAATAATTAAATAA
- a CDS encoding phage holin family protein has translation MRFIIRLLFASIAVLAIGYLLSGVHVESISTALIVSFVLVFLNAFLKPLLILFTIPLTILTFGLFLLVINAAIILFADYLISGFYVDNFWWALLFSLLLSLFMSIYERFENKRRY, from the coding sequence ATGAGATTTATTATAAGACTTCTTTTTGCCTCCATTGCTGTTTTAGCTATTGGATATCTTTTATCTGGCGTACATGTGGAGAGTATTTCAACAGCCCTGATAGTTTCTTTTGTATTGGTTTTTTTAAATGCATTTTTAAAGCCATTGCTAATATTATTTACAATTCCATTAACTATCCTGACTTTTGGTCTTTTTCTTTTAGTAATAAATGCTGCAATTATTCTTTTTGCTGATTATTTAATCAGTGGATTTTATGTGGATAATTTCTGGTGGGCCCTATTATTTAGTTTACTCCTTTCCTTGTTCATGTCGATTTATGAAAGATTTGAAAATAAACGCAGATATTAG